In Kitasatospora viridis, the following are encoded in one genomic region:
- the cynS gene encoding cyanase produces the protein MVHAQLDPAARQALATAAVEAKTRKDLTWRQMAEASGLSVAFTTAAVLGQHALPRESAEAVADLLGLDEDAALLLQTIPARGSMPDRVPTDPTMYRFYEMLQVYGTTLKALVHEEFGDGIISAINFRLDVQKVADPEGGERAVITLDGKYLPTKPF, from the coding sequence ATGGTGCACGCCCAGCTCGACCCCGCCGCCCGCCAGGCCCTCGCCACCGCCGCCGTCGAGGCCAAGACCCGCAAGGACCTGACCTGGCGCCAGATGGCCGAGGCCTCCGGCCTGTCGGTGGCCTTCACCACCGCCGCCGTCCTCGGCCAGCACGCCCTGCCGCGCGAGTCGGCCGAGGCCGTCGCCGACCTGCTCGGCCTGGACGAGGACGCGGCCCTGCTGCTGCAGACGATCCCGGCCCGCGGCTCGATGCCCGACCGGGTCCCGACCGACCCGACGATGTACCGCTTCTACGAGATGCTCCAGGTCTACGGCACCACCCTCAAGGCCCTGGTGCACGAGGAGTTCGGCGACGGCATCATCTCCGCGATCAACTTCAGGCTGGACGTGCAGAAGGTCGCCGACCCCGAGGGCGGCGAGCGCGCGGTGATCACCCTGGACGGCAAGTACCTGCCCACCAAGCCCTTCTGA
- a CDS encoding nucleoside deaminase — protein MDFAQRTIDLARRNVAEGGRPFATVIVKDGEILAESPNRVAQTGDPTAHAEILAVREACTRLGTEHLTGATIYVLAHPCPMCLGALYYCSPDEVVFLTTREAYEPHYVDDRRYFELATFYDEFAKPWQERRLPMRHRPSEDAVEVYRSWQQRNGGERRVAGAPTSPTSPTSPTVS, from the coding sequence GTGGACTTCGCCCAGCGCACCATCGACCTCGCCCGGCGCAACGTCGCCGAGGGCGGCCGCCCGTTCGCCACCGTCATCGTCAAGGACGGCGAGATCCTCGCCGAGAGCCCCAACCGGGTCGCCCAGACCGGCGATCCCACCGCCCACGCCGAGATCCTCGCCGTCCGCGAGGCCTGCACCAGGCTCGGCACCGAGCACCTGACCGGCGCCACCATCTACGTGCTGGCCCACCCCTGCCCGATGTGCCTGGGCGCGCTGTACTACTGCTCGCCGGACGAGGTCGTCTTCCTCACCACCCGCGAGGCCTACGAGCCGCACTACGTGGACGACCGCAGGTACTTCGAACTCGCGACCTTCTACGACGAGTTCGCCAAGCCCTGGCAGGAGCGGCGGCTGCCGATGCGGCACCGGCCGAGCGAGGACGCCGTCGAGGTCTACCGGTCCTGGCAGCAGCGCAACGGCGGCGAGCGCCGGGTGGCCGGCGCCCCGACCTCCCCGACCTCCCCGACCTCCCCGACCGTCTCGTGA
- a CDS encoding GlxA family transcriptional regulator, protein MHRVVALVRPVQSTFELGCAVEVFGTERPGMPRHYAFETCTETPGQVPTTGGYAITVARGLEALETADTVIVPGWLPVEEPLPERVREALLRAHARGARLAAICSGVFALARTGLLDGRSATTHRARAEQLGREFPNVRVEPRHRFLDHGDVATSAGAGAGLDLCLHLVRSDHGAAFADRLARHMAVAPHDEPSPVLDDGPDDGLAGLLAWVEERLGAPLSVDLMAGQLNVSPRTLARRFAEQLGTSPGAWLLTRRLAAARTLLERTDLPVEAIATRVGLASAVNLRRRFRAALATTPGAYRQAFRGR, encoded by the coding sequence ATGCATCGTGTGGTGGCCCTGGTACGCCCGGTGCAGTCGACGTTCGAACTCGGCTGCGCCGTCGAGGTCTTCGGCACCGAGCGGCCGGGCATGCCGCGGCACTACGCCTTCGAGACCTGCACCGAGACGCCCGGCCAGGTGCCGACCACCGGCGGGTACGCCATCACGGTGGCGCGCGGGCTGGAAGCTCTGGAGACCGCGGACACCGTGATCGTGCCGGGCTGGCTGCCGGTCGAGGAGCCGCTCCCCGAGCGGGTGCGGGAGGCGCTGCTGCGGGCGCACGCGCGCGGGGCGCGGCTGGCGGCGATCTGCTCCGGGGTGTTCGCGCTGGCCCGCACCGGGCTGTTGGACGGCCGCTCGGCGACCACCCACCGGGCGCGCGCCGAGCAGTTGGGGCGCGAGTTCCCGAACGTGCGCGTCGAGCCGCGGCACCGCTTCCTGGACCACGGCGACGTCGCCACCAGCGCGGGCGCGGGGGCCGGCCTCGACCTGTGCCTGCACCTGGTGCGCAGCGACCACGGCGCCGCGTTCGCCGACCGGCTCGCCCGGCACATGGCGGTGGCGCCGCATGACGAACCCTCACCAGTGCTGGACGACGGCCCCGACGACGGCCTGGCCGGCCTGCTCGCCTGGGTCGAGGAGCGGCTCGGCGCGCCGCTCTCGGTGGACCTGATGGCGGGTCAGCTCAACGTCTCCCCCCGCACCCTGGCCCGGCGCTTCGCCGAGCAGCTCGGCACCAGCCCGGGCGCCTGGCTGCTCACCCGCCGACTGGCCGCCGCCCGCACCCTGCTGGAGCGGACGGACCTGCCGGTCGAGGCGATCGCGACCCGGGTCGGCCTGGCCTCCGCCGTCAACCTGCGCCGCCGCTTCCGCGCCGCGCTGGCCACCACTCCCGGTGCCTACCGGCAGGCCTTCCGGGGCCGCTGA
- a CDS encoding 3-oxoacid CoA-transferase subunit B, whose product MKPEHPCREAANGPLTKQGIAARLAQDIPPGSFVNLGIGQPILVADHLPEDSGVVLHTENGMLHMGPAAGGAEADPELINAGKAPVTELPGAAYFHHADSFAMIRGGHLDICVMGAFQVSTAGDLANWDTGEPGAIPAVGGAMDLAIGAKRVFVMMTLFTKSGAPKLVPRCSYPLTGAGCVDRVYSDFAVLDLTPRGVRVHETFGTTVGELAERLGLPLLGPA is encoded by the coding sequence GTGAAGCCCGAACACCCCTGCAGGGAGGCCGCGAACGGCCCGCTGACCAAGCAAGGGATCGCTGCCCGGCTGGCCCAGGACATCCCGCCCGGCTCCTTCGTCAACCTCGGCATCGGCCAACCGATCCTGGTCGCAGACCACTTGCCGGAAGACTCCGGCGTCGTGCTGCACACCGAGAACGGCATGCTCCACATGGGTCCCGCCGCCGGGGGAGCGGAGGCCGACCCCGAGCTGATCAACGCCGGCAAGGCCCCGGTGACCGAACTGCCCGGCGCGGCCTACTTCCACCACGCCGACTCCTTCGCCATGATCCGCGGCGGGCACCTGGACATCTGCGTGATGGGGGCCTTCCAGGTCTCCACGGCGGGCGACCTCGCCAACTGGGACACCGGCGAACCCGGCGCGATCCCCGCCGTGGGCGGGGCGATGGACCTGGCGATCGGCGCCAAGCGGGTCTTCGTGATGATGACGCTGTTCACCAAGTCCGGTGCGCCCAAGCTGGTTCCGCGCTGCTCCTACCCGCTGACCGGGGCGGGCTGCGTCGACCGCGTCTACAGCGACTTCGCCGTGCTCGACCTCACGCCGCGGGGCGTGCGGGTGCACGAGACCTTCGGTACCACCGTCGGGGAACTCGCCGAGCGCCTGGGGCTGCCCCTGCTCGGTCCGGCCTGA
- a CDS encoding cupin domain-containing protein, whose amino-acid sequence MHPEILAQQGYTAVRADRTPTRELFPGIQLRDLWRGPTGAHAHLLEMAPGSGWPRRDVHEPGPEEVYVVSGTFNDGAVDHPAGTFLHAPAGSWHLPSTSTGCTLFVFYPQG is encoded by the coding sequence ATGCACCCCGAGATCCTCGCCCAGCAGGGCTACACCGCCGTCCGCGCCGATCGGACCCCCACCCGCGAGCTCTTCCCCGGCATCCAGCTGCGCGACCTGTGGCGCGGTCCGACCGGCGCGCACGCCCACCTCCTGGAGATGGCGCCCGGCAGCGGCTGGCCGCGCCGCGACGTCCACGAGCCCGGCCCGGAGGAGGTCTACGTGGTCTCCGGCACCTTCAACGACGGCGCCGTCGACCACCCCGCCGGCACCTTCCTGCACGCCCCCGCCGGCTCCTGGCACCTGCCCTCGACCAGCACGGGCTGCACGCTGTTCGTCTTCTACCCGCAGGGGTAG
- a CDS encoding maleylacetate reductase and hydroxyquinol 1,2-dioxygenase domain-containing protein, giving the protein MTFSHRTLGQRVLSGSGQAAAHLAAECERLGATRVMVLASPGRRQLAERVCAGIEVALRFDRVVEHVPVELAEAARAAAAAHGIDLLVSVGGGSATGLAKAVALTTGLPIVAVPTTYAGSEATDVWGLTEGRTKTTGSDDRVLPVSVIHDAELTRTLPVGLSVASGLNSLAHCVDSLWAPRADPINRALALEGARALAAALPAIVADGGDLAAREQALHGSYSAAVAFASAGSGLHHRICHVLGGTFGLPHAQTHAIVLPYVLALNAHAVPALSARLAAALGHPGPADGDPAVAAVAALERLREALGAPRRLADLGLTERDLPEAVRRILAAAPATNPVPVTEQDLMALLTAALTGSAPAATDRDQSAREQELRESELADRAVAGFAACPDPRLRRLLESLTGHLHAFVREVRLTEREWRGAVEFLAEAGHRTDDKRQEFVLLSDVLGVSMQTVAVNNEAYRDATEATVLGPFFVADSPEVPLGGDLAGGAPGTPCWVEGTVTDTDGKPVGGALIEVWQADEDGQYDVQYPDGRVAGRGRLRADRDGGYRFWALKPTRYPVPDDGPVGRLLAAAGRSAMRPAHLHFMVTAPGHRTLVTHIFVEDDPQLLFGDAVFGVRDGLVKRFADQRPGTPAPDGREPGSLQPGGRAWSRVRFDIVLAPGE; this is encoded by the coding sequence ATGACCTTCAGTCACCGCACCCTGGGCCAGCGGGTGCTGTCCGGTTCGGGGCAGGCGGCGGCGCACCTCGCGGCGGAGTGCGAGCGGCTCGGCGCCACCCGGGTGATGGTGCTGGCCTCCCCCGGCCGGCGGCAGCTCGCGGAGCGCGTCTGCGCGGGCATCGAGGTCGCGCTCCGGTTCGACCGGGTGGTCGAGCACGTGCCCGTCGAACTGGCCGAGGCCGCGCGGGCCGCCGCCGCGGCGCACGGGATCGACCTGCTGGTGAGCGTCGGCGGCGGGTCGGCCACCGGGCTGGCCAAGGCGGTCGCGCTGACCACCGGCCTGCCGATCGTGGCCGTGCCGACCACCTACGCCGGGTCCGAGGCCACCGACGTGTGGGGCCTGACCGAGGGGCGGACCAAGACCACCGGCAGCGACGACCGCGTGCTGCCCGTCAGCGTCATCCACGACGCCGAGCTCACCCGCACCCTCCCCGTCGGCCTCTCGGTGGCCTCGGGCCTCAACAGCCTGGCCCACTGCGTCGATTCGCTGTGGGCCCCGCGCGCCGACCCGATCAACCGGGCGCTGGCCCTGGAGGGCGCGCGGGCCCTGGCGGCCGCCCTGCCCGCGATCGTGGCGGACGGCGGCGACCTGGCCGCGCGGGAGCAGGCGCTGCACGGCAGTTACTCGGCCGCGGTGGCGTTCGCGTCCGCCGGCTCCGGCCTGCACCACCGGATCTGCCACGTGCTCGGCGGCACCTTCGGCCTCCCGCACGCGCAGACCCACGCGATCGTGCTGCCGTACGTGCTGGCGCTCAACGCGCATGCCGTGCCCGCGCTTTCGGCCCGGCTCGCCGCCGCCCTCGGCCACCCCGGCCCGGCGGACGGCGACCCGGCGGTGGCCGCGGTGGCCGCTCTTGAGCGCCTGCGGGAGGCGCTCGGCGCCCCGCGCCGGCTCGCCGATCTCGGTCTCACCGAGCGGGACCTGCCCGAGGCCGTGCGCCGGATCCTGGCAGCCGCACCCGCCACCAACCCCGTGCCCGTCACCGAGCAGGACCTGATGGCCCTGCTCACCGCCGCCCTGACCGGCAGCGCCCCGGCCGCCACCGACCGCGACCAGAGCGCCCGTGAACAGGAGCTCCGCGAGAGCGAGTTGGCCGACCGCGCGGTCGCCGGCTTCGCGGCCTGCCCCGACCCGCGGCTGCGCCGGCTGCTGGAGTCGCTGACCGGGCACCTGCACGCCTTCGTCCGCGAGGTCCGGCTGACCGAGCGGGAGTGGCGGGGTGCCGTCGAGTTCCTCGCCGAAGCCGGGCACCGCACCGACGACAAGCGCCAGGAGTTCGTCCTGCTCTCGGACGTCCTCGGCGTCTCGATGCAGACCGTCGCCGTCAACAACGAGGCCTACCGGGACGCCACCGAGGCCACCGTGCTCGGCCCGTTCTTCGTCGCCGACTCCCCGGAGGTCCCGCTCGGCGGCGACCTCGCGGGCGGCGCGCCGGGCACGCCCTGCTGGGTCGAGGGCACCGTGACCGACACCGACGGGAAGCCGGTGGGCGGCGCCCTGATCGAGGTGTGGCAGGCCGACGAGGACGGCCAGTACGACGTCCAGTACCCCGACGGCCGGGTCGCCGGCCGTGGCCGGCTGCGCGCGGACCGGGACGGCGGCTACCGGTTCTGGGCGCTCAAGCCCACCCGCTACCCCGTCCCGGACGACGGGCCGGTGGGCCGGCTGCTGGCCGCGGCCGGCCGGTCCGCGATGCGGCCCGCGCACCTGCACTTCATGGTGACCGCGCCCGGCCACCGCACCCTGGTGACCCACATCTTCGTCGAGGACGATCCCCAACTGCTTTTCGGCGACGCGGTGTTCGGCGTACGGGACGGGCTCGTCAAGCGCTTCGCCGACCAGCGTCCCGGCACCCCGGCACCCGACGGCCGGGAGCCGGGCAGCCTGCAACCGGGCGGTCGGGCCTGGTCCCGGGTGCGCTTCGACATCGTCCTCGCTCCCGGGGAGTGA
- a CDS encoding nuclear transport factor 2 family protein yields the protein MNPSVADLMRANLLDVFNEPDPGRLAAAVATTYAQDVVWYEPDRVVRGREALLLRALELREQSPDWTFRPDGPVSVNHDLGHLGFRYGPAGGNPVVRGMDIAHCRDGVIVELYTFVTEGGPAA from the coding sequence GTGAACCCCAGCGTCGCCGACCTGATGCGTGCCAACCTGCTCGACGTCTTCAACGAGCCCGACCCCGGCCGGCTCGCCGCGGCCGTCGCCACCACCTACGCCCAGGACGTCGTCTGGTACGAACCCGACCGCGTCGTCCGGGGCCGCGAGGCCCTGCTGCTGCGGGCCCTGGAGCTGCGCGAGCAGTCGCCGGACTGGACCTTCCGCCCGGACGGGCCGGTCTCGGTCAACCACGACCTCGGCCACCTCGGCTTCCGCTACGGCCCGGCAGGCGGCAACCCGGTGGTGCGCGGGATGGACATCGCCCACTGCCGGGACGGCGTGATCGTCGAGCTCTACACCTTCGTCACCGAGGGCGGCCCGGCCGCGTAA
- a CDS encoding NUDIX hydrolase, with protein MIEKVAWIQLDAGRLLAARTHGRDLFYLPGGKPAPGETHPEALVREIREELGVTLDPATVLPVVCIEAPADGKPAGTLVRTTCFTADHSGTPTPCGEIAEIAHLTHGDRLRTSATTREVLDRLAATGRLLRW; from the coding sequence GTGATCGAGAAGGTGGCCTGGATCCAGCTGGACGCGGGCCGCCTCCTCGCGGCCCGCACCCACGGCCGCGACCTGTTCTACCTGCCCGGCGGCAAGCCCGCGCCCGGCGAGACGCACCCCGAGGCCCTGGTCCGGGAGATCCGGGAGGAACTCGGCGTCACCCTCGACCCGGCAACCGTCCTGCCGGTGGTGTGCATCGAGGCCCCGGCGGACGGCAAGCCCGCCGGCACCCTGGTCCGCACCACCTGCTTCACCGCCGACCACAGCGGCACGCCCACCCCCTGCGGGGAGATCGCCGAGATCGCCCACCTCACCCACGGCGACCGCCTGCGCACCAGCGCCACCACCCGCGAGGTGCTGGACCGGCTCGCCGCCACCGGCCGACTGCTGCGTTGGTGA
- a CDS encoding carbonic anhydrase: protein MQDLTEGIARFQRDVFPAKAELFARLATHHAPHTLFIGCSDARVVPELLTGTEPGDLFVIRTAGNLVPAHSPEADGVTASIEYAVAVLGVTDVVVCGHSACGAMTALARGQDLSGAPAVAAWLRHADASLARTTADGDVPALVRQNVLAQLANLATHPAVARALAQGRIALHGWVYDIPTGRVEDLTPADPALAA from the coding sequence ATGCAGGACCTCACCGAGGGCATCGCCCGCTTCCAGCGGGACGTCTTCCCGGCCAAGGCGGAGCTCTTCGCCCGCCTGGCGACCCACCACGCACCGCACACGCTGTTCATCGGCTGCTCCGACGCCCGCGTCGTCCCCGAACTGCTCACCGGCACCGAGCCGGGCGACCTGTTCGTCATCCGCACCGCCGGCAACCTGGTGCCCGCCCACAGCCCCGAGGCCGACGGCGTGACGGCGAGCATCGAGTACGCCGTCGCCGTCCTGGGGGTGACGGACGTGGTCGTCTGCGGCCACTCCGCCTGCGGCGCGATGACCGCCCTCGCCCGGGGGCAGGACCTGAGCGGCGCCCCGGCGGTCGCCGCCTGGCTGCGCCACGCGGACGCCTCCCTGGCCCGCACCACCGCCGACGGCGACGTGCCCGCCCTGGTGCGGCAGAACGTGCTCGCCCAGCTGGCGAACCTCGCCACCCACCCCGCCGTCGCCCGAGCCCTGGCGCAGGGCCGGATCGCCCTGCACGGCTGGGTCTACGACATCCCGACCGGCCGGGTCGAGGACCTGACCCCGGCCGACCCCGCGCTCGCTGCCTGA
- a CDS encoding 3-oxoacid CoA-transferase subunit A has product MTARLCATTDEAVEGIADGSTVLVGGFGTAGLPVELIDALVRQGAKDLTVVSNNAGNGDTGIAALLAKRRVRKVVCSYPRQADSYVFDALYRAGRVELELVPQGTLAERIRAAGAGIGAFFCPTGAGTPLAEGKEVRVIDGRSHVLEYPIRGDVALIGAHRADRAGNLVYRRTARNFGPVMATAATTVVAQVREVVDAGGIDPETVVTPGIYVDRVVLEAAE; this is encoded by the coding sequence ATGACCGCGCGGCTGTGCGCGACCACGGACGAGGCGGTCGAAGGGATCGCCGACGGCTCCACGGTGCTGGTCGGCGGTTTCGGAACGGCGGGCCTGCCGGTCGAGTTGATCGACGCGCTGGTCCGCCAGGGCGCCAAGGATCTGACCGTGGTGTCCAACAACGCGGGCAACGGGGACACCGGGATCGCCGCGCTACTGGCCAAGAGGCGGGTGCGCAAGGTGGTCTGCTCCTACCCCCGACAGGCCGACTCGTACGTCTTCGACGCGCTCTACCGGGCCGGCCGGGTCGAGTTGGAGCTGGTGCCGCAGGGCACGCTCGCCGAGCGGATCCGGGCGGCGGGGGCCGGCATCGGCGCGTTCTTCTGCCCGACCGGGGCGGGCACGCCGCTGGCCGAAGGCAAGGAGGTCCGGGTCATCGACGGCCGCAGTCACGTGCTGGAGTACCCGATCAGGGGCGACGTCGCGCTGATCGGCGCCCACCGGGCGGACCGGGCGGGCAACCTGGTCTACCGCAGGACGGCCCGCAACTTCGGGCCGGTGATGGCGACCGCCGCGACCACCGTGGTCGCGCAGGTCCGGGAGGTCGTCGACGCCGGCGGGATCGACCCCGAGACCGTGGTGACGCCGGGGATCTACGTGGACCGAGTGGTCCTGGAGGCGGCCGAGTGA